GGCCAACTACATTTCCCTTGTCATGTTCTCCCTGAAAAGTAAAGGGCAATCTGATAAGACATGCAAACGAATGAAATCTATTGATAGTTTCTAGTCAAATACTATAAAAATTTAACTACCGTGAGATCAATAATCACGTCTTGAGTATCAAGTCCAGAGTTATCGGCTAGCGTCTTTGGAATCACAAGAAGTGCATCAGCAAATGCTTCCACGCCAAGTTGCGCCCGCTGTTCACAGTTTCCAGTCATCGAAACAAATTCAAGTTAGCACATAACAGTTCAAAACCCCGTCAATACACTGCTGTCACTGCAACATCCCACAAACATAAGGACTCCCAATCATGAGACTGAAACAACTGCATTTACAAATACATCATGGAAATTTAATGTTCATCAGCCATTAACAGATCCACATAGGCAAACATACCCCTTGAACAGTTTTCTTCACTTCATTAACAAGGTGTTGTCTGGCAGCCACTTCAAAAGCCCCTGCACCCTGTGTATACAGAACAATTATTCATCAAACGTTCTCTAAACTGTTTGTCTACCAGGAAAAACTCGATGGACATTCATATCCTTGAAAAACTGCAACAACAGTACTCATTTGACTCCTAGGTTTCTAAATCACAAGTACAAAAGTAGAATACAGTCCATTGGACATTAAACGATATAAAAAGGGGAACATATTTGACTAAATTCAAATTCAGAGAAAAACAGAATGAAGCAAAGTCGAGTTTTCAATCAATGAAATTTCCCAATACTGGCTGTTATTTGTTCTCAGAAatgcaataaatcatgcaagccgAGGCCATAAAAACAGATGATTGACCAATATACATGACCACTAATGACTTCACACAGAGGATCACCACAAAACAATGTCATGAACAAATATTAACTAAAATCTAGATAACATCTTTACTTCATTTTACAGACGAGCAGTTcaattttctcttcttttggGCAAATGGGCGCTCTCACTTTTCAAGCAGCATCATATTGTTAAAAGAAACGAGATAATAGAACTAGAACAAAAAAACCCAAGATCTCTTGTAACTCACTAGTACAACAGCTTCATCTTCAATGGTATTTTTCACTGCCCTCAGCCCATCACGAACAGCATCCTTAATCTGAGCAATTGTGTGATCATTTGGTCCTGGATATAGGAATAAGGTAGCATCAGTACATTAGAAatcaatataacaaaataacaaaCACAATTCTGCACGAGCAGAAAGCAAAGGGTTCATACAGAAACCAATAAAACCAATACACCAGTAAAGAGAGTATTGTCCAGTGATGATGGAAGGACCAGATGAGCAACTAAACATACCTTTTATGAGGATTGTACAGGAGTGTGGATTTTTCACGTTTTCTACAAATGTATACTTTTCTTCTCCAAGTACGTGCTCATAGACCAATCCAGCCCAACCAAGACAGTCAGGAGTTAGGTCATCAACTGAATTGACAGCCTCTCCACCACAAGCTAAAACTAATCTCTCCATGTTTCTCCTTTTGGCTCTTCGCAAGGCAACTATCTAAACAAATATCATCAGAATCAGAAAGTAGAACGAAGCGTAGGATGCAAATAAACACAAAACATTATCTGATAATCAAATCATATGCAGTATGCAAATAACCACAAAAAATCATCTAATAATGAAATCCTGTCTAGTATGGAAAAAACCACAAAAATTATCTAATAATCAGAACCTGATCAATACAGGTAAGAACAGCGaaagatttcaaaaaaataaaagattaacCAAAACTAAAGAACACCTACTTATATCAGCAAGTGTGATATTTTTTACCCCACTGAACTAAAACTATAAATCAGAAACTTTCTCCATGCGTACAAAGCATGTTAACTAAAGAGATAAACAAACTATACTCACgatataatgaaattatgatGGAAAGGATCATTAAAGAACACAAGGGAAGATCTAAATTTTAACCAACCTTGCATTTACGTGTCACAATAATTGAAAGATTAACAAGGCGAATGATGGCACTAAATTCTATCGTTTCTACTTCTCAACAATGTTTTCCTTCAAGATTTGAATTAAGTGCTAAAAACATCAACGAAAATAGAAAATAACACAAGTGCATAAAGTCAAGGTGAAAAGATaaaaaactttcaaaaactCGAGCAAAGCAATGATGTAAAGGACAGAATTAGACATTGCATGGAGAATTCAACCAGTCAGGTTAACTTCCAACAAACATCATAAAAGGTAAAGATGACTTACTCCTTCTCGAGCAAGAAGATCCAACGATGGAGGATCGATTCCTTTTTGATTGATGACAATAAAACTGTCATCATTACCAGCACACACCTGGAACAACACAAAGTATCAGCAACTAAACAACAAGCCAACTTAATTGCACCCTAAAACAAGATACCTCGTTTTTCAGATCAATAATTTTCTGTACTCTTTGATCAACAGATCGCCTCTCAGCTGCAACCATTGCTTCTCTCTGTTCTGCATTTGAGTAGAAAAATCCTGCATTTACCTCActgaacaaaataatataagtCATATTGCTCAAGAATATCAAGAGAAATAAATAAGGCACAAACTAGTAAAGGATTACACGATCATCACCTCTTCTCATACTCCAATGATACGTTACAGGTTAAAATATGACAATTTTCTGCTCGGCGTTTCATATCTGGATGTCTAGATCCATGGTCAAGAACAATGCCCTCAATCTAACAGGGTCACAAGAACGAAGTCAATTTATTTGCTAGTTACTGAATGCCAAAGgagacaaaataaaattaatagaagaattttaaaaaagcagtaaataaatttttttgttcagAATTCCACTTGACAAATTATATCCTCCAACGTAAAACATAAATCTGTAACTCCACAATAGAAAAGAGATCAACAAGCATGCAAGAAGCAtcgattaatttatttttcattttctgataAAGTGGGTCGAAGAACTCCAAAGAAGGTATCAAATCTGCAGATTTCATTAAGTGAAACATCAACAACACTTTGATTATATAACTACTTTGGCAACTCTTCATAAAACAGCCAGAAAAAATTTAGAAGTTGGAATAGCCCACTGTAAGCAGTTAGATAATTGAGTCACTACAATCGCGAACAAAGGCAGGATTTATTTGTGtaacaaacttaaaaaaaataaaatcaagttctaTATCAACTGACATACCAGACGAGTGTCCACATCAAACTTGTGACGCATGTGCATTATCTCCACCATAAAGAGATCAATAGGCTCGTCAGCCTTACGAATGCAGAGAACCTAGAGCATCAGgtaaataagaaataaaaaataaagaaaacatatCAAAAGTCACGGCAGACTAACTGTAAGAAAGACATAACAGCATGTTTATTCCAACATTTATAGAAATCTCGTAAAACATTTAGTACTTACAGAATTCACAACTATCTCAGTCAATTGATCAGCCAATACCTCATATAGCTGCAAAAAGAAAAGCATAGATCTGAAATGAGACCGGATTACCGGAAATTAAAGTGAAAATATATTCCAAATACAGTGACTGAAAAAGAACCTTTGTCCTTAATGTTGTTCTCGCCACCATCTTCAGTATCTCTGTATCAGGTTCGTCCCCCATCACCACCGGAGTcttgaaattttcaagaaattgtaGTGTTGCTCTTTTTgcgatttcaaatccatcaacTAAAACTCGTGGATGCGTTCCTGAACGAAAGAACAGATTTTATTCAATTTGCCAAAGGTCAAGAAAAATGAAATCGAAACCATTTCAACTAGTGTCTGATCAGGTAATCTTTATAGCAAAAGTAAGTGTATACCAAAGGGAAATTTAATAAGATAAAACATTAAATTAACTAGAGGTCAGCTGGCTTTGGAAGACACAGATAAAGAATAATAAAAACAAGGTTAATCTATTCCTCTCATGACATTGACCATGGTTTTTTTTGgagaacatatatttttatttacttgCTCTTACACATGTATGGGAAGTAGTGGAGAAGACACAGGAGGTGATTCTTCAGTACAACACATCTCTATAACAAAGTACATAAGGGGAACTTACCGACATACACCCCTCTCTCCCAATAAACAACTAGGAAGGGTCGACTCTATTCATTTAGAATTATTACTTCACTTAACCCATCATAAGCAAACAATAATATGACGGTTAACTTTCTAAAACACAAATATGGTGTTACATAACCTATTAACCATGACATGATAAACAAAAGAATGCATTATACTGCAATTGTACATGAACTTCACAGAAAGTAAAGTTGCCAACCTTCATCTATGTACCGCTCTGATTGCTTCATAAGCTCGCCGATGAAGATGACAGTAGAAGTTGTACCATCTCCGCTCATATCATCTTGAGCAACAGCAGTCCTAGCAATCATTATGGCGGTAGGGTTTTGAATTTGCTGTCATATCCAAGTAAAGAGATGTAATGAAAATTAAACCATGAACACATAATTATCCTCTTTGTACAAAAATATTGCTTACATAAAACATTAAACCACAATTTTGAGAACCACTTTGAATGAAAGTTgcaaaaaacacaattttaaataaatatgatgCAGGAAAACTCAGCAGACAATTGGTTGCTCCAACCATTTTAGAGGCTATGGATAAGCATAATAGTCGCACCATTACAAACTTAAAACATCCACTAGACACGTTCAGGACTTAATACTGAGACAAATTTCCAGTCAGTCACAAGCATATACTAATGACACTATTAAGTATCaagcataaaaaattttaaaagtcagCAAGCAGTCTAAATTTTATAGCATATCATGACATTTCAAACATAACACATTTATAAAATAGTTACTTAACCCACTTTCGGCAACCCAAAGCAGCAGAGTCCATGAATTTCCCGGGGAAAACACAGCTTAAGGACaccaataaatcaaataattgttcaacaaaaataaaagaactCAACACTGCAACAAAATTAAGCAAGACATAACCCAGAAGCAACcgttttttatgaataaaataattggataCACACACTCAAGGagcaagaaaaataaagaaacgAACTTACCATCTCTTTCAAAAGAGAGTTACCGTCCTTGGTAAGTTTAATATCACCGGCTCCACCAACAAGCCTAATGAGAACGCAAACAGTCAATCGAaactaccaaaaaaaaaacccacacacacacacagcaAGCGAGAAAATGTTAAAAAAGGTAAGATATTTACATCTTGATAGTGCCTTTAGGGCCGAGATTGGTTTTAAGAACATCCTGGAGTCCCTTTGCGGCATTGATGTTCATGTGAAGCGCATGCGATTTGTTGAGCACCTCAGCGTTCGGATTCAACACCCTAAGAGACATTGTGGCTCTCACACTTTCACCTGATCTACACAACCGAAGCAGACACAATCAAACACTCCACGATAAGAGTAAAACAACCACGCAACTATCGTGTATGAATCGAAGGACGAAAATGGAAGTACCAATGCGAAATGCGGAGCAAATCTGATGGTTCGAGAATCGTCCGCAGGGGAAGTGGGGAGAGGTCGCCAAGGAGGGAAATGGTACTAGGGCTTACCGGGGGTTTCTCTTATTCAACCAGTTGGAAACGCATTTGCTTTATGCGTTTTTAAGTAAATTAAACTAAAAATGGGCATAGACTAAGTGACTGCAatccatttataaaaataaaaataaaaatgaaacatATGTAaccctgttttttttttttttttattaaatggtgCATGTTACCCCACATGTAAAGAGTTATATGactgatttatatatatatataaacagaTGGGATATGGTGCACACTTATCGtacacacttatgtgagcaccgatgaggagTCACTCActcattggatgtgatgaaatatagaaaaattgtgcatccaatgggtgagtgacacctcatcggtgctcataTAGTTGTATACGATAGGTGTGCAGTATatcaaatctatatatatataaatgagttttaaaaataatttattttatatagaaagttctgattttttttgaatttgtaaATGATATATCATATAATGTTCACTTTATTATAAATTAACAAATGCAAATATGGGTGTGGGTGTCGGGTTTGGTATTGTCAGGTTTGGGTTTTTTGGGATCAGGTATATCGATCGGAAATCTCTACCATACAACTCATTTGATCTCtttattttctttccttttttttaattattgctagagaaattaatttgattcaaataattttaaaattctgtTTCTTTTTTAGGGGAAAGAATTTTATTTcggaattaaatataaaaaatttaaaaattattaaaatgctTTGTGAACTCTGAAAATTCATAACATtttataattcaaaaaataaaaataaaaattcataacattTTATATTCTGGCAATGTTCCATTATCTTGCACTTGATTTCAACGCAGTTGTGTCGCACGAAACACGATGTTATCAGTTGGCTTTCGACCTTGCGCCGGAAACCCTCCCGCAGATCTTACACGGCAGGCAGATTTATCCAAGAATTTAATCTTTCCCACTATTAAGACCCCATCTTTTTCTTGCAATCCACccaacaaaagaaaatttaagCCCATCAAAACAAGTGCTTCATCTCCTTCCCTGACCACCCAAGAAGCATCAATCTTGGGAGATAATGAAGCGAAAGAAAAGCCAAGAATTGTGGTGAAGCCGATGGAAAGACCTAGGCTGGTCTTGAAATTCGTTTGGATGGAAAAGAATATCGGAATAGCGATAGACCAAGTGATTCCCGGCGGCCATGGGACCATTCCTTTAAGCCCATACTATTTTTGGCCAAGAAAAGACGCCTGGGAGGAGCTTAAGGTCATGCTGGAGAGTAAGCCGTGGATTTCAAAGAAGCAAACGGTGGTTATGCTCAACCAGGCTACCGACATCATTAATTTGTGGCAACAGAGTGGAGAGAGTTAACTTAGATGTCAATCTTGAAATAAATTTCTCATTTTTTGACtttgtttcttcttttttgAACTATTTTTACACTTTCTTTATGGTATATTAATGTCTTGATGCTTTGTTTGAGACAAACAGATGTGTAAAAGATACGGTTCCCTGTAGCAGTTCTTAGTTTTAACTGTGCGGTTCGAGAGGCTGAACTATGCCTCGGGGGATTTACGCTCAGAGCGATTGACATcgtctcccaaaaaaaaaatacaaattaagagaaggtaataaaataatttaaatgataTAACACTTGTCAAACATCTAACGCATACGGATACAAACCTCCCGGTGGAGCACAGACGTAGCTTATTTCACAAGGGTGAACAAAGGATTATTTGACGGTATATCTGGAAATGGTTTATACAGTTACCCAAATTAATATAGGCTAAGATTGAATTTCGCCGGTATTCCTTCCATGCTCTTCCCTGCTACTGGAAATCACCTCGAGCATTCCTTGCTTGCTCCATATGATTCCAGATAAAATTTTTTTGGAGAGATTCCATGTGTTATTTTGATGGGACgcaagttgcatttgcatccgcTTGACGTGAATATTTTCCTGAAAATATCATGGGTTGACTTaaaaatatctaataatttttttgtgattcttgGTTTGAACTTCTGTACGTTGATGTTGATACGAAAAGAATCAGACTGATAGAGAGTTTCGATTATATATAGCTATTTGCTTTATTATGTTGCATCTGCTTTCGAAGCTGGCATGCCCAGTTGAAAACTTTTGTGTCAATTCCTAGAAAAAAGAAACGCTGTTCATTCTTGGAACACTTGACATACCTTGAGATAACTTCTGCTGGGAATTCTTAATTCCACTGTGCAATTGCACAAGTAGCAAACTCTGTCCTTGCATGAAAGTGAAGTCTGTGAAACTCTTACGGCTCTGGGAATACTCTACATTTCGAAGCTGCAAAGATAAATCTTTGATATAGTGATATTGCCTAGTTGAGCTTGGGACATGTTGATCCTCTGCTGTTCTTTTCTATATGATATAGTTGAGCTTGGGACATGTCGATCCTCTGCTGTTCTTTTCTATATGACATCTCTTCCCAACAATAATGCATGGCAGCTTACGCTCACGACGCATGcatctaatatatttttctcaaaGTTGTAATGCCCAACCTGTGATGGAATTACAGTCAAATATATTCAGAAGCAAGCTAAAGGATTGATGGAGAACGTTTATCGGTTATTACTTTCAGATGCATCTTGGTGACTACACTGGAGCAGCTGGTCGAGATTGTTCTTGGAAGCATCTTACAAAGTGAAATTTATCTGAAGATTGCAAGATTGGACCGAACATGAGTTTTGTTGTTTTTGGTTGGCTACTGCTTAAGGCAAGCTTCAACCTTGTTGTTTTTTGTTGTCTTTTTTCCTCTGTCCCtacactttttttttatatttctgaAGCTCTCAAGTAGCTCAAGAGCCCTTCAAGAACTATGGCTCCTTgtgttttggttttattttttcctACCCTCTAAAGGCTAAGACACATGTATGGATGTTTCTGCTACTGAATTAGTCTCAAGTTTCGTCGAGTTACAAATTGTAAGGACTTATTCAACTTCCCAGAACAAATCCAGAAGTTTGACTCGGTGTATGTTTTCTCACTGAATTTGTTTTCAAGTCCATACGCTATGACAGAGACAGCCTATGGCATACTCTTCTTGTTCATTTGTTTAAAACAAATGAACTCTATTTCTGTGGTAATTActaaaaacaaaaatcaaaacataattacTTGCTCATTTCCTAAGATAAGTATTTCAAGAACCGTATATAGGATATCCAGATAAACAAAGTTAGGGAAAGCCcctgataaataaaaattaatccacAAGGCGAGAAAGAGTACATTGCACATATGAAAGCATGCAAGTATAAAGGGAAACCACTCGATCCACACAATTTTTCACTCATCAAACTCATGCATATGATCTAAGAGGTAGTTTGCAGCCAGCTCCTCGTTCTTGTTGCATGCAAAAT
This window of the Primulina huaijiensis isolate GDHJ02 chromosome 3, ASM1229523v2, whole genome shotgun sequence genome carries:
- the LOC140974299 gene encoding T-complex protein 1 subunit zeta 1 codes for the protein MSLRVLNPNAEVLNKSHALHMNINAAKGLQDVLKTNLGPKGTIKMLVGGAGDIKLTKDGNSLLKEMQIQNPTAIMIARTAVAQDDMSGDGTTSTVIFIGELMKQSERYIDEGTHPRVLVDGFEIAKRATLQFLENFKTPVVMGDEPDTEILKMVARTTLRTKLYEVLADQLTEIVVNSVLCIRKADEPIDLFMVEIMHMRHKFDVDTRLIEGIVLDHGSRHPDMKRRAENCHILTCNVSLEYEKSEVNAGFFYSNAEQREAMVAAERRSVDQRVQKIIDLKNEVCAGNDDSFIVINQKGIDPPSLDLLAREGIVALRRAKRRNMERLVLACGGEAVNSVDDLTPDCLGWAGLVYEHVLGEEKYTFVENVKNPHSCTILIKGPNDHTIAQIKDAVRDGLRAVKNTIEDEAVVLGAGAFEVAARQHLVNEVKKTVQGRAQLGVEAFADALLVIPKTLADNSGLDTQDVIIDLTGEHDKGNVVGLNQHTGEPIDPQMEGIFDNYSVKRQIINSAPVIASQLLLVDEVIRAGRNMRKPS
- the LOC140974302 gene encoding small ribosomal subunit protein cS23-like, which produces MLSVGFRPCAGNPPADLTRQADLSKNLIFPTIKTPSFSCNPPNKRKFKPIKTSASSPSLTTQEASILGDNEAKEKPRIVVKPMERPRLVLKFVWMEKNIGIAIDQVIPGGHGTIPLSPYYFWPRKDAWEELKVMLESKPWISKKQTVVMLNQATDIINLWQQSGES